The genomic window TATGAGTTGGGTCCCTTTTTGAATGCAACAGCTACAGCTCACACGTCAATTTTAATGTCAGCAGTTGTGAGCAGACAACAGAAACGGAGAACTGACAGACCAATGGCTGGTTTTTTAGATTGTGTAGGCCTAACTTTAACATAGAGAAATGTCAGCCTAAATTTTAAACTCTATTATTGTAAATGTCTTCAGCAATGTCCCTAGAATAGCTAAGAACAATTAGCCCTATAAGCTGTGTCATAAATTGAGTTTAGAACCCTATATGGAGAATTAGGATAGAGCTTGAACTGCTTTGAAATATTCACAGTAATTCTTCAACCTTGGCTGtaaatacagtgagcaccataatatTTCGGACAAAGATATTGTTCTGATTGCACAACAGACCCGTGAAGGTAGGAGTAGTCATGGGAGGAGTAAAGCAGAGTAAAGCatcctaaatgtgtaattaacttttgtatgtatttctatactgtgtacactcgtatgttttcttgtatggggatgggacgatatgaaaacaatacgAAAACCActacgttttggcaatgttccaacactctcgtcatcactacTGTATGCATCACAAAACgctaacattacagtgtgaaatatccacattatataataccactaacctatttaaagacactcaatttaaaaaataatgtaattaaccgaaatatttgagcagtaatacttacatagcaatgatgacattttattggtgttcagtagatagagacagagacagtaaatcaatgacagttctatccacttatgttttgctccagaaaacgaggtcagataggtctatcagcaaacatttggcttagctatgcccagaagtcctcaataataatagtattttccaagaaaatccTTGACAACATTTTGTTATGTGCAGCGTCTTTTTCTGCTAagacagagtgaatgcgtaagtgaatgcgatgataagaaaatctttggttacgctgacctaaaaaacactattccaaaagcaaaattagatattttatacatcgttagaaagcttatactctcacctactgaataaatgaattgtcaattaatccagactgtactaaaaagggtgacaatgCCGTAAataacacgtgtggtattacgcacagctattttggaaggtacccaggcatcacaaatacgcatatatttcacaaacagattgtgcaagacaatatatgaccactcagcctcaaaagggacatctctacacgtaaaaccaatggtaaggttgtatatttatttaatcccagatattgactgtagaatttgctagttaacattactctctcttgctgttgtgCTATTTGCTgttgtggtatttaaaaattaaaagaaaattttttttttaatttaaaaaatactgccaGTGAACAAACGTGAACATGGGATGAGGTATTTGTGACGATTTCCATTCACCAATCAACGGTCTACAGTGTCGAATTGCAGCATGGATAGGACCTTTGGCACCTACCCCACAGCAGGAGCTAAAATCAGCACGGGTACTTGCAGCCCGGCACGGGCCAGGTGACAgtggagaaagcaaaacaaagcggGAGCACGGATTCCTTAAAATTACAAAGCCCCAAGTTCACAGTAACACAAGCCCCTGAGGGTGCTTTAAACACAGTCTCTAGAGAAATGGAGTTAGAAACCTCTTGTTAGCCACCCTTGGGACtgacattaaatatattttttaattaaattagttaTCCTATAATCATTAATACACACTGAAATCCCACCCCAGTATCAAATGCCTACTGTTAATATGAGAGGCACaattaaaaaatggcaaagCCCCAAGTGTACTGTAAAACAAACCTAGTAACACAAGCCCCCCTGAGTGTGCTTTAAACACAGTCTCTACAGGAAATGGAGTTAGAAACCCCTGCTATATAGTTCCTTTCAGAAAGAGCCTCTATGCATCATGACAGAGGTGTGACAGAGCTAAGGCTATCTCATTGGAAACAATCATGCTGTTAGGGTGGATGGCGAAGGTGTTGGCGGCTGTTGTCATGTCCCAGGCGTCTACCAGCACCACCTTCAGGTCCCTGAACACCTTTCTCTGAGCCAGGTTCTGCACAAGGCCAAACCAGTCACTCATGTGGGTCATCTCTGAGCGAAACTCCCTGGTGTTCTCCAGCTTGATGACGACGAGGGTCTGGGGGCTGCGTTCATGGAGTCTCAGGATGGCCTTACGCATGTTGATCAGCCTCTGGACGAAGATCTCCAGGGGGAAGGGCCTAAAATGCTGTCCCACTCCAATGACCACCACGTCGCTAACCTCTACTCTGTCTGCTTCTCTGGAAACGTACCCCACGGCATCTTTGACCACGTTGTAGCCAGTGACGAAAGGATGCCCATGCATCTTCCACTGGACAGTGATGTTCCTTTGTGGGTCCGCAGCCAGCACAGAGTAATGAGTATTATATGGTTTTACATATTTCAGACCTGAAACAGCGAAAcatcaaggaaaatgaatacattagaTAATCCAGGTGTCCCCTTTAAATATAGTGTCACTCAGGATGTCATACAGGATTACTATTAGTCTTTATGCACTCCATTTGCTGATCTCTCACTATACATACAAATGTGTTACCCATTTCATAAAATCTTAACAACTCGATAAGAAGTCATCACATCATCTGAAAAGTTATTAAATTATCCATTCATGAAGTTTATTACATTGTTCGGAAAGTTAATACAACCTCTGGGTATATTAAACTTTACATGTTACATTATGACAGGCTGTTGTATTGTCTGTCATTATAGTCATGATAAACACATGTTCAGAATAAATGGTTCTTTGCTTTtaatatcatcatcatttcATTCAGAAGACCTTTGTCAAGACATGTAATCAGGTTTATATAACTTCAGACCAATTTGTCAACTGCCCTTTGCCCTTTCACTCCACGTTTCTGGAAAAGGTGAGCTCCAAACAATTACCACCCTTATGAGcataaaaataagctttttgaaaaattccagtCTAGCTTCTGCTCAATGGAATGCACTGAAATTGCCCAAGACCTTATCAGAAATACTAATGCTCTGGTGCTGTTAATTCctctattttagtttttattagaTCTCAGTGCTCCCTTTGATACAGTTGGCATTTTTCTGGACCTCCTTAGAACACGTTTGTATCACTACTGtttctctgcatttattttcatctcttCTTTCAGTTAGACAATTTTGTATAGCTATTGATGATGACATACTGTATCACGTTCAGCTCCGATTTTTTGTGGTGTGCCTCAAGTGTCAATTTTAGGGCCAGTTCTTGGTCAGCTTTGCTTCCTCTTCGTCACATCATACGCGAGCATGATGCATCTTTCGTTTCTCCCTATTTGAATTTTCAACGCTCTTGTCCTCTGTACAGTACTAAGATGACAGTCagcatgcttgtatgtgtttGGAGAAacaagtgagagagacagctagatttttttggggaaaaaaacctttcaccccctccccttagCTCTCCCTCCAAAGCCCCGTCCTCCGAACTTCCATACTGCCTTTGTATGTCTGATGTTGTATCTGACATTGTATATTGGCATTACCTTTTAGCACTCTAATGAGTGTCTCTTGCCACTGGCGCACAGTGGAGTCTCCCATGAGTTTCAGGTTCCTTCCCTTCAGACATCTGCTGATGGCGTCCGCACTGAAGAAGTTGCCCGTCTGGCAAGAGGTGGAAGACCATCTGTTTTTAAAGAAGTAGCCGCTCGGTGAAGGGGACGTCATTCCAAACCCTGCCACACACTTTTCAGTCGGTCTGTGGGTCCCTGCTAAAGGAATGAAAAAGATAGAAGATTCAGACAGGGTTGTGGAGGTATAAAAGTTGTGGATTTGGAGAAAGTTAGCTTTGCCTCTTTTCTAACCTGACAAAACTATTCCTGGATTTTGAACTGGCTATTCCCAGGTCCCAAGAGTGACATAATAACCATTttcagtaatgtaatgttgcaCCCTTATTACCTTAATATGGCCTTCTAGTAAATTAACAAATCTTTGAGTTGGCAGCATTAGACCCCACACTGGGCACAATCATCCACAATCTGTGGTTCAGTCTAACCTATGGATGTTTACTATTACCACATTATAAATATTGTAGTGGAGGCTAAGTAGCTAGGTACCTAAGTAGCCCTTTGGTACTGccattattgttgttttggtctccctgtgatgtcacaatatcAGATGACTGTTTATATGCAGTAcgctccaaaagtatgggaacagtAGAGTGAAGAACCTTTCAgtctattcattttttaaattcatttattcatttccagTCAATCAGCTATTCAGGGCAAATTATGTCTTTCTATTTCAGACAATAATGcaagaaatgtatatttaacataaaattacagaaaagcctTAAATACTACATATCAAAGCTATAAGAATTTGTCCACTTGCTTTTGTGCACCCTACTACCACTTTTAAGTCTTCCTTCcttccaatcagcaaacaagtTACAGTTGTGTCCTCCCAACAAAAGTTGCTAACAAAAGTGTCAATGACATTATGTTGTCCTTCAAGAGTGACTCTAATATTCAAACAACTACACAACCACACCTTGGCTGCCTAGCAGACATCTTAATGTGCATGGTGAAATTAGATATTTCTGATGAGAATAGATATAATTCACCTGCATAAGGTAGGTGCTAGCCAAAGGAAAAGAAGAGACAAAACTGGATTTCAAAAGATTGTTGCAAGATCCAGAGACAATGGGACTCCTAGCAATCCTTCAAGTCCTGGAGACCGCAAAAACTGTTACCATCACAAAGAGAGTACTTAAAGATCTTTGAGAGATAACAATCAAGCTCCACTCCAGCTTCAGACCTGATGAAATCCATGGGCGTTTCTGTTGAGCCTTCTATCGCAAGACAACTCAATGGTATGGGTATAAAAGGATATGTGGCTGTCAAAAAGTCACTACtgacaaaaaggaaataaaagctaAGACAATTTGCATTTGTACACCAAAACTGGACACCTGAGTTGTGGAGCATGGTTTTATGGACTAATGAGTCTAAATTTGAGATATCTGGAAGGAAGAAGACTGTATGTAGGCCACAGAAGGAATGAAGGACTCTGGGAAGTTTATAAGTTGTAAAACAACTGACAGCCATAGACATAAAGCGACTTACCAGGACAACTGATGACTTTCACAGGGCCAAAGctgcctttcatttttatcccAGTGTATTTCCTGCAGGGGAAAGTGGTAAGCAATGGATTAAGAGCGTTGGATCACTAGGGGACTGTTGGTGcacattttctcataaaaaattatttccaatACTAGTACAGCTagtgatttttctttaatttcccCCAAACAGAACAGGAAAGTTCCACAGCAGTGATGCCTTTCAAAAGAAGCCATTCTAAATCTAAATTGGAACTGTAGTCAGTAGAACTTATGTAAAGTATGGATACTATGGAAATAGACAAGAACACATTCATAGAATCGGTGTGTTTAGAAACAACCCAAACAGGTTTGGCATGTGCACAAAGGGATAAGAAGGGAAATCCCTCAATACATGAAAAGTG from Anguilla anguilla isolate fAngAng1 chromosome 8, fAngAng1.pri, whole genome shotgun sequence includes these protein-coding regions:
- the LOC118233973 gene encoding NXPE family member 2-like, coding for MSVDDIMHSVWDDLPPDGNFSSIESSSSGKHSVVNLEQPGAQYCVGDSLIVLVNMKDHRGNPKVHGGDFILARIHSPNLQASASGEVTDLLNGSYRVRFRLFWPGDVLVSVLLMHSSEAAGILRRISAHNYDKIIYIGTFYSGNKTEESQCGIRLKADKPLCEYGKKEDAEYYACVQPETLPCSTLRTMRSRNGPISNMTRDEHLLLSRKYTGIKMKGSFGPVKVISCPAGTHRPTEKCVAGFGMTSPSPSGYFFKNRWSSTSCQTGNFFSADAISRCLKGRNLKLMGDSTVRQWQETLIRVLKGLKYVKPYNTHYSVLAADPQRNITVQWKMHGHPFVTGYNVVKDAVGYVSREADRVEVSDVVVIGVGQHFRPFPLEIFVQRLINMRKAILRLHERSPQTLVVIKLENTREFRSEMTHMSDWFGLVQNLAQRKVFRDLKVVLVDAWDMTTAANTFAIHPNSMIVSNEIALALSHLCHDA